The sequence GAGTGTTATAAAGCGTTTCAACAGACCTTATATATACCACAAAACACTTTTAACCTACGGTTTAGGCGAAAGTGCGGTTGCCGAAAGAATTGCTGATTGGGAAAACAGTTTGCCAAAAACCATTAAACTAGCGTATCTACCCTCGTTGGGGAAAGTTCGTTTACGATTATCTTCTAGCGGAGAGGACGAAGTATTTTTAAAAGAAAGCATTGATTCCCGAATGGAAGTTTTAAGTGAAATGCTTTCAGATATTGCTATAGGTTTCGAAGATGAAACCAGTATAGTCGGCAGAATTGCGCATATTTTAAATGAAAAGAAACAAACTTTAAGTCTTGCCGAAAGTTGTACAGGCGGCGCAATTGCAGAGCGGATTACCGCTGAAGCTGGCGCTTCTTCCTTTTTTATGGGAAGCATTGTTCCATACAAAACTGAACTTAAAACTCAGATTTTAGGTGTGCCTTCATCTTTAATAGAAGAATACTCTGTGGTAAGTATTGAAGTAGCCGAAAGTATGGCGGTAAATTCTTGCAAGCTTTTCAATACAGATTATGCTATTGCAACCACAGGAATTGCGGGCCCAACAAAAGGCGATGGAAAAGATGAGGTCGGTACGGTATGCATCGCTATTGCTTCACCAAGAGGAATTGTTTCGGAAAAATTCAACTTTGGTAATGACCGTTACCGTGTTATAGAAAAGACTATAAATAAGGCTTTTGAAATGATCTTAAAAGAAATTTCAAAAAACTGATTTTCTTTTGTTGTACATACCAAAAGAATTACTTAAATTTGCACCCTGTTTTAAAATAACTAATTAAAGTTAAAGGAAATGTCAAGAGTTTGTGAACTTACAGGAAAGAAAGCGATGGTTGGAAACAACGTCTCGCACGCGATGAACAAAACCAAACGTAAGTTTGATGTAAATTTGCTAAAGAAGCGTTTTTATATTCCAGAAGAAGACAAGTGGGTAACCCTTCGTGTTTCAGCTTCTGCGATAAAAGACATCAATAAAAAAGGTATTTCTGCGGTTATGAAAGAAGCTCGCGAAAAAGGCTTTTTAACTAAATAATTGCAATAATCAATAAAGTCTATTATAATGGCTAAAAAAGGAAATAGAGTACAAGTAATTTTGGAGTGCACTGAGCACAAGGAGTCTGGACAAGCTGGAACTTCTCGTTACATCACTACCAAAAATAAAAAAAACACACCGGACAGAATGGAGTTGAAGAAATTCAACCCAATTCTTAAGAAAATGACGGTTCATAAAGAGATTAAATAATATAGGTCATGGCAAAGAAATCAATCGCATCGTTACAATCAGGTTCAAAGCGTTTAACCAAAGCAATAAAAATGGTTAAATCGCCAAAAACAGGAGCATACACATTCTCTGAGTCTATTATGGCTCCAGAAATGGTAAACGACTGGTTAAACAAAAAATAACCAGCTTAAAATATTAGGAAAAAGCCACTTTTTTACGAAGGTGGCTTTTCGTATTTTTACTCTTTCATTTTATAACTTTGACAAAGTTTCAAACTTTGTCAAAGCTGATAAAAGTTAAATAAACGAGTAAGTAATATAAAAGCTGCTAGACCCCTTCCGTCTTTCAAATTGCTTTTAGGGCAATTTGAAATCCACCTTCCCCTGAAATAGGGGAAGGAGCTGTGAAAAGATGATTAATTTTACTGATTACTGATTACTGATTACTGATTACCGAACACTGAATATTGAAAGATGAGTTTTTTTAAAAATATATTTTCCAAAGAAAAAAAGGAAACCCTCGATAAAGGGCTCGAAAAGACAAAAACAACTTTTTTCGACAAACTGAGTAAAGCAGTTGCCGGAAAAAGCAAAGTTGATGACGATGTATTGGATAATTTGGAAGAAATTCTCGTTTCCAGTGATGTTGGCGTAAATACAACACTCAAAATAATTGATAGAATTGAAGCCAGAGTTTCCAAAGATAAATTTTTGGGAACAGATGAATTAAATAAAATACTTCGTGAAGAAATTGCTGGCCTATTGAGCGAAATTGATTCTGGAAACGCCACTGAGTTTGAAATTCCAGAAAACAAAAAGCCCTATGTAATTATGGTTGTTGGCGTGAATGGCGTTGGTAAAACCACAACAATCGGAAAGCTTGCATATCAATTTAAAAAAGCTGGAAAGAAAGTTGTTTTGGGAGCTGCGGATACTTTTCGCGCTGCGGCAATAGATCAGTTACAAATTTGGGCGGACCGAACTGATGTTATTCTTGTAAAACAAAGTATGGGTAGCGATCCAGCAAGCGTTGCTTTTGACACACTGCAAAGCGCCGTTAACCAAAATGCGGATGTAGTTATTATTGACACCGCTGGACGACTTCACAATAAAGTTAATTTAATGAACGAGCTCACAAAAGTGAAGCGAGTAATGCAAAAAGTAATTCCAGATGCACCGCACGATGTGCTTTTGGTTTTGGACGGCTCTACAGGTCAAAATGCTTTTGAACAAGCAAAACAATTCACAGCTGCAACCGAAGTAACTTCCCTAGCCGTTACAAAACTAGACGGAACAGCGAAAGGTGGCGTTGTTATAGGTATCAGTGACCAATTTAAAATTCCTGTAAAGTATATTGGAGTAGGTGAAGGTATGGAAGATCTTCAAGTGTTCAACAAATTTGAGTTTGTAGATTCCTTCTTCAAATAAAGCCTACTATGAAAATAAGCCACGAATTCAAGAATATTTTAATTAATATTCGTGAATTCGTGGCTAAGATTAGACTGTTACGTCTTTATTTTTTCTCTTTTTTCTCTCTTCTAACTAAAGCGTTTCCTTCAACCAACTAAAGAACTCACGTTGCCAAACAAGTGCGTTTTGAGGTTGCAACACCCAATGGTTTTCTTCGGGAAGATAAAGTAGTTTACTTTTTATTCCCTTTAATTGCGCAGCCTGAAACGCACCTAAACCTTGTTCAATTGGTACGCGGTAATCTTTTCCACCTTGAACAATCATTATTGGAGTATCCCATTTGTCAACATAAGTTATTGGGTTAAATTCGTTAAAAGATTTCTGTGCTTTCGCATTGTCTTTTTCCCAATAAGCACCGCCCATATCATGGTTTACGAAGAATAATTCCTCAGTAGTCCCATACATTGCACGCGTGTCAAAAACGCCATCGTGAGCAATAAATGTTTTGAAACGACCGTCATGATTTCCAGCTAACCAAAACACAGAATAACCACCAAAACTTGCGCCAATAGCGCCAAGACGATTTTTATCTACATATGGTTCTTTGGAAACATCGTCAATAGCATCAAGATAATCTTGCATTGCGCCACCGCCCCAATCGCCGCTTATTTCAGCATTCCATTCCACACCGTGGCCTGGCATTCCTCTTCGGTTTGGTGCAACAATAATGTACCCTTCGGAAGCCATTAATTGGAAATTCCAACGCGTAGAATAAAACTGCGACAAAGCAGATTGTGGTCCGCCCTGAGCATAAAGCAAGGTTGGATATTTTTTATTTTTGTCGAAGTTTGGCGGAAGGATTACCCAAACTAACATTTGCTTGCCATCCTTGGTTGTCACCATTCTTTTTTCAACAGTTGGTAAATCAAGTTTCCCGTAGAATTTAGTATTTACTTGTGTAAGTTGCTTAAAAGTTTTGTTTTTTAAATCGAAAGTAAAAATTTCCGAAGCATGGTTCATATCTGTTCTAGTAACAATCAACTGACCATTATTTTCGGCAACAATTCCGGTTACATCAAATTGTCCTTTTGAAATTTGCTCCACAACCGCCATTTTTCGAGTTTTCCCAGGGTAATCAACTTTAAAAAGCTGCACGGTTCCATCAACCGGAGCCGTGAAATAAATATCCTTATTGTTGCTCGCCCAAAGAAATCCGTTTACAGTTCCGTCCCATTGTGAAGTAAGATTTTGTTTCACACCATCCTGAAGCACGATAATATCGTTTTTATCAGCTTCATAACCTGGAGTTTTCATCTGTAAATATGCCAAAGCTCCAGCTTTTGAAAACGCTGGCTGCGTATCATAACCTTTGTTTTCTTCGGTAATATTTTCAGTTTTTTTGTCTGAAAGATTATATTTATAAATATCTGTATTGGTACTTATAACATAATCCGTTCCAGCAGATTTTTTACTTACGTAATAAATATTTTCACCTTTTGGTCCCCAAACATAATCTTCATCACCGCCAAAAGGAGCTTGCGGTGTATAGTATGGTTGGCCAGGAGTTATATCTGTTTCCGCACCCGTTTTTGTGTCTTTGTAAAAAACGTGGTTGTAGCTTCCGTCGTTATAAGTGTCCCAATGTCTGTAATCTAAAGAGGTAAAAACGTAGGCATCGCTCTTTGGTAAATCCTTGTAAATATCTTTACCTGTTATGTCTTTTACGTGAACAGGTTTATTCATCAACAGAAACTGTCCATTTGGTGAAATATTTTTATCGGCAACTTTGACCTCTTCTTTAGTAACTTCTGCAAAATTGCCGCCAGAAACTTTCATTGCGAAATATTTTGAATCGAAGCTATTCTCTTCCATATTTGGAGTGGAGACCTTATAGAATAGAACTTCGCCGTTATCGGAAATACCCATTGGGCTTACTTTTTTAACCTGCCACAAAAGTTCAGGTGTCATTGTTTTTTGTGCGAACAAAAAGCCAGCGCATAGAAACGCTAGCAGGAATGTTATTTTTTTCATCTTTAAGTAATTATTGAATTTTTAAGAAGTGTAAAGTTAGTTAAAAAAAATTGCAGTAATCAATAGCAGCTGGTAGTTATCAGCTTGGAATACATAAATATTTCTTAATGAAAATATTACCAATTGAAACGAAATCTATATTTGCTCAACTTAAAAACTCCTTGTTATGAAAACTGCTTTTAAACTTTTGGTACTTTCCTTTTTTTTGATGGCTTTTCAATGTGATGATGAAGATGAATTAATTTATAATAATTTTAAAATAAGTGTAACTCCGCAAGCTACGTTTTCCTTACAGGATACAATTTGGATAGAAGGTAAAATATCATCAAAGATTTATAATGCAGATACAAATGATTCAATTCCATATATTAATCCACCAATTCAAGAAGTGTTTTATGTAATGAAATTAATTGATTCAAATCTCAATGCAAATAGTGAAGGAGCATTGGAACAATTTGGAATAATAAATAATCTGGGCGAATCATTCCCATGGCGATGTGATAAGTCTGATTTAAGGATTGAAAGCGTTCTTAATTCTCAAGGTGATTCATATAGTTTTAAAATTGGTTTTGTCCCATTGCAGAAAGCGGATTATGTTTTCAGTTTTACAGAGGGAAAATTGACGAATCCCGAAAGAAATGAAAATATAGCTCAAGATTATCTTTTGAGTTCGAGACCAGATGCAATAGGTTTCGAGAGATGTGGTGAATACAGTTACAGAATATTAAATGAAACAGATAGAGAATTCTATTTCTCTGTACGATGATTTAAAACTAGGTATTTCAATAATTAAATAACGCTGCTAACTTACCCCAAAGTTCATCGTCAAACCCCGAGGGACCAGGAAGTGGGTTTCCCGCATTACCGCCCATACGAATCACAATTAAATCCTGACTAGGGACGATGTATAATTTTTGATCGTCTTTTCCCAAAGCAGCAAAGAGATCATCGGGTGCATTTGGGATTAATTTCCCTTGAAGTTCAAGTGTTGTTTGCGGGAGTCTATAACTTTCCTTGCCATTTAGCCACCACAAGTAACCATAAGCTTTGTTTAGATTTTGTGAAGTACTTGTCATTGATTGAAAATAGTTTTCATCCAACAATTGATAACCATCCCAATTTCCGTGATTTAGGTTTAATATTCCAAAACGAGCCATAGAACGAGCATTGCTAAAAAATACACGGTTGTAATTAAATTGCAACCAAGTGCCCGACATTCCGATAGGATTTTTTAGTTTTTCACTAAAATAATTGTCAAATCCTTCAGGAATTGCAACATCCATAACGGGCTGTAACAGAGTGTAAAAAGCGTTGTGATAAAACCAAAAACTTCCTGGTTCATTTAAATACTGCAAACATTCAGGCTTAATGCAAGATGTGTCTGCAACGTTATAATCTCCACCAGAAGTCATAGTAAGTTGATGGCGGATTGTTATTGCCGCCTCCTGCTCAGATGTCATTACTGTCCAACCTAGTCCCAAATACTCAGTGGTTGAATCATCAAGACTCAGGTAGCCATCTTGTAGTGCCATTCCAGTCGTAAAAGCTGTCAGCGTTTTTCCTGCCGAGTTCCACTCGTGTGGGGTTGCTGAAGTAAAATCGTTATAATAATACTCTACAACAATGCGCCCATTCTTAAGAATTATAAAGGCATCTGTATTTTTTTCGTCTAAAAATGCTTTAAGCTCGGGTAGAAATGCAGTATTCCAGTTTAAAGATTCTGGACTAACCGATTCCCAAACTTCAGAATTGGTCGGTGGAAAATAGGGCTTAATTGAAACGGTTTCTGTATTGTCGTCAGTTTGGGAACAACCTGAGAAGAAAGCGAATAACAAAATAATCATCAAAATGGAAGGTTTCATAACTTGTGGTTTTAGCTTTGACCATTCTTTATTGTTATGGTTTAAAATGGTTGTATCTTTGCACCCCGATAATAAAAATTTATATGCGTACCAAAACTTTAAAGAAGAACAAAATTAACGTAGTAACCCTAGGCTGCTCCAAAAACGTTTATGACAGCGAAATATTGATGGGCCAGCTTCGCGCCAGCAATAAAGAAGTTGTACACGAAGAGGAGGGCAATATCGTAGTGATAAACACTTGCGGTTTTATTGCCAATGCGAAGGAAGAAAGCATCAATACAATTCTTGAGTACGTTCAGAAGAAAGAAGAAGGCTTGGTGGATAAAGTTTTTGTTACGGGTTGTCTTTCCGAAAGATACAAGCCAGACTTGCAAAAGGAAATCCCGAATGTGGATGAATATTTTGGAACGACCGAACTTCCTGGACTTTTGAAAGCTTTGGGAGCAGATTATAAGCACGAATTGATAGGTGAACGCGTAACAACTACCCCTAAAAATTACGCGTACTTTAAAATAGCTGAAGGTTGTGACCGTCCGTGTTCATTCTGCGCAATTCCAATTATGCGTGGAAAACACAAAAGCACTCCAATGGAAGATTTGATTATTGAAGCCGAAAAGCTTGCTGCAAAAGGTGTGAAAGAATTGATTTTAATAGCACAAGATTTAACATATTACGGACTTGATTTATACAAGAAACGAAACCTTGCAGAACTACTTCAAAAATTAGTAAAAGTTGAAGGCATTGAATGGATTCGTTTGCATTACGCTTTCCCAACGGGTTTTCCGATGGATGTATTGGACGTTATGCGCAACGAGCCTAAAATTTGTAATTATATAGATATTCCATTGCAACATATTTCTGACCCAATTTTGAAGTCAATGCGCCGCGGAACTACAAAAGCAAAGACTACCAAATTGCTGGAAGAATTTAGAGCAGCTGTTCCTGACATGACCATCAGGACTACATTAATCGTTGGTTATCCCGGCGAAACTGAAGAAGATTTCCAAACCCTAAAACAATGGGTAAAAGATATGCGTTTTGAGCGCTTAGGTTGTTTTACCTATAGTCATGAAGAAAATACGCACGCTTATAATCTTGAAGACGATGTGCCAGAAAAAATAAAAATGAATCGCGCTAACGAGATTATGGAAATCCAATCTCAAATTTCGTGGGAGCTGAACCAACAGAAAATAGGTAAAGAATTCCGTGTAGTAATTGACAGAAAGGAAGGTAGCTATTTTATTGGAAGAACTGAATTTGATAGCCCTGACGTTGATAACGAAGTGCTTATAAATGCTGAAGATAGTTATATGCGTACTGGCGAATTTTTCAATGTGAAAATCACTGCAGCAGAGGATTTTGATTTATATGCTGAAGTGATTTAATCGTCTTACTGAACCCTTCGGCAAGCTCAGGATGAACTAAAGTTGGAGGATTGGTTTTTATGTAGCAGTAGTAATTTAAAGTTTCACGCAAAGCGGCCAAGTCGCAAATATTGCTATCTTCTTAATTAAATACCTTTAAGCCACTCCTGATATTTTTCTCCCAAAATTGGAACCGGCTTTTCTCCTCCGTTTATTGCACCCATCAATCCAATTACCCATAAAACGATTAAGAAAATACTACCTAATATTGATACTATCCAACCTAAAATTGGGATTACATTTATGATGGATAATGCTAAACCTGTAATGCCCAAACCCAGTGATTGGCGTATGTGATACGCGGCAAAGGAATTCTTTTTCTCGTTGTTCATCACAAAAGCAATTATGAGTCCAACGATTGTTATATAGGCGATAATCCCTATTGTTTTTCCATCTTCAACTGTATTTATAGATGTTCTTGACGTTGTGTTTGGTGGTAATTGAGAGTTAGTTTCGTTTTCCATGATTTTTTGGTATTTATTAAAGTGAATTTTAAACTTCTTATTATTACAATAGTTACTAGGATTTACTAAAGACAGTCTACTTTGATTGAAAATATACTTCTTTCGTTTTACCAGTGTCATTATCTAAATATTTCAGCACTAGATTGCCTTTGGCATCAAAATGAGCCGCGCCATTTATAGTTGAAGAAGTATAGCGGTATAAACCTTCTTTTGGTGTAGGAGTTAATTTGGCATAAACACTGGATGAGCCGCTTTCTGAAAGCTCAAGGCCGTTTTTATTAGATTTTATTTGAAGAGCAGCATTATTAAAATACAAGTGTGCTGGAATTCTTTCAATCTTATTTTTGCTATTAGAGTTATGCCAAAAATCTGGAACAGCGATGCTTTTTTCTGCTACTTTAGCGTGCGTGTGATCTGGCGTTGACACTCCTTTTTCTTCTACTTTGGAAGTTTTTTGTGCATAAGACGGCATCGTAATTAGTATGCAGAATAGCATTCCTGTTAGTAAAATTGCTTTTTTCATGATTATTTATTTTTATGATTAATACTTTTTTATAATTTGTGGTTTATATGCTTTCGCCGTTAGCAAGTTTTTTTCGATGGATTTAAATTGGCATTTCTTTAAATATTACCGGATTCAATCAATACGCATAAAATCAAAAACCAAAGGCTCAAAACCGCGCTTTGCTCTATCACGACCACTTCTATCGCCATTAGGGATTTCCTCCAACTCCAATGTTGTATCATTAATTTGCATAATTCTATATTTTGTAATTGGAGGAAATGGGCTATCTTGGAAGCGTGGACTTTTGGCTAAATCAACATATAACAGATTTCCTTCCACATGATAGCGCCCAATAAGATATTCATTTATAATACAACTTTCATCATACCATCGCAATTTCATTTTACCATCTGATGAAAAATGCAAACGATCTGATTCTCTTGTACATATATTTTGATAATCCACCAGTTCTGGGTTTGAATGTTTGTTTAAAAAGCCTGTTTTTTCAAAAGCCCAACTTCCCCAAAGAATTCCTGGAAGTGGCTGTTGTAGGGTTACGCAACCGAAAGTTATATAACAAACCAACACTAATAAAATTACACTTTTTAGTTTTGAGCGTTTCATACTAAACGATTTTTATTTAAATGCTATCCATCCTGCGTTTGGTGATAATTGTATTTTTCCAATATCCATCCAAAAATCTTCCGCCAATTACTTCTTCTTGATATTAAACTTCCCTTCAATTACTGCTTTTTTATGATTTTTTGAATATAAGGTTCCTGAGAAAGTACCTTCAGAATGTGTATCTCCAATGGATGTGATGGTGATCGTAGTTTTGCCTTCCTTCCCGTCTGCGCTTTTATATTGGGTGCGATACACCTCGGTGAGCGGACCGTCTTTTTTTACATTTTGTAAAGTTATATTAGCATATGGCACATCATAAGATTTCTCTTCTACAGGATTCTCCAAAAAGTTTAATCTCAGCAAAAGAAGTAAACTGTAATCGGTTAAACTGGCGGTTGGGAGATTCGGGGAAAATGCTTTTCCCGATATTGTTTTGGCATCTAGTTCGATGTCCCTTCCATCATCTAAGTGAATAATAGCATAAGATCCATTCCCCGTTTCCGTTTTGGATGTTGACGTATCATCAGTACCATTTTCAGTTTTTGAATTGTTTTTGCACCCTGTTATAATAATTGTGAAGATTCCTAAAAGCAGTATCAACCGTTTTGTTTTAAACATAATATTGTGTTTTAAAATTAGTTTAATTAAATCCTGTGAAATTTTAATTCGATAGCTCCAAAATTTAAAACTTTAAAACTTTAAAAATTCCATTGAATTTACATCCGTTCAATCACGCGTTTTGCCAAGATTTTGGTTTTCTCAATCTTCTCTTGTTTATCCATCATATTCTTATTACCGTACATGATTGATAGCGATACATAAAAAATATACCCATCTTCAGCTACGCGCAATTGCCCGCCACCAAGGTCGCTCCAGCTCGCTTTATCGCCCACGTCAGAAACCTCTTCGGGATTCCATTTTTTATAAATTCCGTTGTTTTGGCCTTCCCAAATCGCATCGATTTGCGAATTAGTGTGTTGACCATCTCTAGCAAAATTGAGACTTGCGGAAAAAAGAGTCATTATCCCTTTGTTTATGCTCCAGTCATATGAGCAAATTGTACCATGACTACTCTTTTGTTCTAGCTCATTTTCTTCAGAAAGTCCAAACACTTCCATAATGTCTTCTTTGTTCATTAGCTCACAGATATCATCTCGTTTGCTGGAACCGGCAAAATTTTCGTCATCTTCCAAATTGTCTATTTGGTCTTTTAGATTTTTTTCACTTTTTTTATCATTACACGAAACCCCTATAATGAATAAGGAAAAAAACATTAAAAGCGCTACTGTTTTTTGAAATTTGAATTTGTTTTTCATTGTTGTTGATTTTTAAAAATTGAAAAAATGGTTTTAATGAACTGAGCTATATTCTTCTTTTTAAATGTTTCACAGAAATTTAAAAGTTTCATCTAATAAACATTTTAATAGCTCAAACTGTTTAATCCTTAAATTTCGAGCAAAACTATCTTTATGGTATATCTATATCAGCCAACTCTTTTCCACCATAATCTGAAAATAGTTTTGGAGTTTTGTCTAATGTTAAATTAGCCTGTTCCAAATGAGATCTTTTTACATTTTGAAGACTCATTCCATATTCAAAACAATTACTAAACACCACATCGTGGATGTTTAGGAATTTTGAATCTCCAAGAAAAATTGCGCCGTTTGGCTTTTCAGTGGTTCTGCCAGCATTTTTAAAAATTACATGGCCAATTTCATTTAAAGGACTACTTGAATCTATATTTAACTGTTGCCAAAAGCCAGCAACATCGTGTTCGCCACGAATGATTATTGGCTCTGCTGCTGTGCCTACCATTACTAAAGAAGCCTTATTGGATAGATGCATCCAGTTTTGGGCTGATATAATAATTTCCACTCCAGGTTCTACGGTAAGTACACCGTCTTGATATCTAAAGTTATTTTGAAGAAAATAGGGCACATCCAATTTTGACCAAGTGGCATCGCCTTTTAGATTCTCGCGATCTATGTAGACATAATCGTTTTTGTTTCCAGAAAAACTGTTGCTGCCGTTAAACATATTTAAGCGCGTAATATTTGTTTTCACGGGTATGTTATTTTTAGTGAAGGTGCTATTCTTCATATTTATGTTATTCACATCTTTCGCTACATCGTCCCTAACGAACATTCCAGTAAATTTGCTATTTGAAACCGTACAGTTTTCCATTTTTATACTGCTGGCTTCACCATAGATTGCTAAAGCTGATTTAGAATTACCACCTCCTGCATAATCTATCGTTACATAATTCATTACATTATTTGAGTTCGGGCTCTCGGTATAAATACCGCGCCAAAACCCTGGCGTTTTTTCTTTCCCGGTTAGAAGAATTGGTTTTGCGGCGGTACCTATCATACTAAAGGAAGATTTATCTTTAAATTCCATACCTGCATTTTGTTCAAAAGCAATCACTACGCCTGGCTCGATGGTCAGTTTGCCATCGATTCTAGTAAAACAAGTAATTATATAATCTATTGGAGCTTCGGGATTATCTTTTAAAACCGTATTTGGATTGTCTTTAAAATAGTTACAGTCCAATGTTAATGGCGCTGTATTTCCTTTCGGTGAATTCGGACTTGTGGCGTCGCCATCTTCTTCTGTGATGGAGGCGCTACTATCTTTTTGTAAATCTGAATTTGCGTCTCCAGCATCATCTGTATTTGAAGCATCTACTTGCTCTAAATTTGAGTCATCATTTGATGCTTCACCATCTTTTCCATTGCGACAGCTGGTAAAGGCAATGCCCACCAAAAGTACCAACAATAACATTTTAAATTTAAATTGAATCGCTTTCATATTTATAATTTTGAGTAATTAAGATTATGATGTAACATATTGTTCTTTTTTAGGTGAGGTTGATAATAAATAGATTAATAGTGAAATTTTTAACCAGCATTACGCATTTAATAGAACTATTTTTTTTTATAAACCCCCATAGCTTTCTCAGGACTTATTACAATAGTACCTGAACCGTGGTAAATGTCTTCTTTGTTACCATTCTTTTGGAATTCACCTTCAAAATTGAGTGTAAAGCACGCAGCTCCGCTCATTGGCATGGGCAAGACATACTTTAGGTCTGAAAAAGTCATGGTTCCAGAAATACCATTATATTCATCACCTTGATCTTTAGGGCGTATGGATAAAGTGGAAGCACTTTTATCTCCACGTTTAACGTTGGTAAAAGGCTTTAAGTTTTCATCTACTCTAATTATGCCAAAAATACCAGCTTTGCCACGGTTGTATTTCTTTCCAATAAACATCATAATAGTACGGTTTCGTCCTCCTTGTTCATCGGTTAAAGATTTTTGGTCGTTATATATGGCACCTCCTTCTTTACTGGGTACAGTCTCCGAAAATTCAATAGTTTCAGATCCCTTTACCAACGTTATATCAAAGCTATGGGTTGCATCTGTTGTTTTCTCTTTTTTATCAGCTACTACCTTTTCTTTTTCAGCATCAGTTGATTCGTTCTTTTTATTATTGCAACTTGTAAAGGCAACATTAATAAGTAGCAGAATCAGCAGTATTTTCCCTGTTTGTTTTATCATTTTCAAGGTTTTGAATATGTGTTGAAATATTTCCATTTTTTATTGGTTTTTACAGTTTGTCATATTTTTAAATCTGAAATAATTATCATTACCAATTACAACCTAAGTCATTCTAACTTATCCTAAAATAAAAACCTCTGTGCAATTGAGTGAT comes from Aequorivita sublithincola DSM 14238 and encodes:
- a CDS encoding S9 family peptidase; translation: MKKITFLLAFLCAGFLFAQKTMTPELLWQVKKVSPMGISDNGEVLFYKVSTPNMEENSFDSKYFAMKVSGGNFAEVTKEEVKVADKNISPNGQFLLMNKPVHVKDITGKDIYKDLPKSDAYVFTSLDYRHWDTYNDGSYNHVFYKDTKTGAETDITPGQPYYTPQAPFGGDEDYVWGPKGENIYYVSKKSAGTDYVISTNTDIYKYNLSDKKTENITEENKGYDTQPAFSKAGALAYLQMKTPGYEADKNDIIVLQDGVKQNLTSQWDGTVNGFLWASNNKDIYFTAPVDGTVQLFKVDYPGKTRKMAVVEQISKGQFDVTGIVAENNGQLIVTRTDMNHASEIFTFDLKNKTFKQLTQVNTKFYGKLDLPTVEKRMVTTKDGKQMLVWVILPPNFDKNKKYPTLLYAQGGPQSALSQFYSTRWNFQLMASEGYIIVAPNRRGMPGHGVEWNAEISGDWGGGAMQDYLDAIDDVSKEPYVDKNRLGAIGASFGGYSVFWLAGNHDGRFKTFIAHDGVFDTRAMYGTTEELFFVNHDMGGAYWEKDNAKAQKSFNEFNPITYVDKWDTPIMIVQGGKDYRVPIEQGLGAFQAAQLKGIKSKLLYLPEENHWVLQPQNALVWQREFFSWLKETL
- the rpmG gene encoding 50S ribosomal protein L33, whose amino-acid sequence is MAKKGNRVQVILECTEHKESGQAGTSRYITTKNKKNTPDRMELKKFNPILKKMTVHKEIK
- a CDS encoding DUF4295 domain-containing protein is translated as MAKKSIASLQSGSKRLTKAIKMVKSPKTGAYTFSESIMAPEMVNDWLNKK
- a CDS encoding competence/damage-inducible protein A, with protein sequence MLAEIITIGDEILIGQIIDTNSAFISKELNKIGVKIYQITSIQDDRDHILQAFKDAKKHADLVIVTGGLGPTKDDITKQTFCDFFEDTLIEDQSVVENVTQLFKKYQLNKPLPANFLQAMVPSKATILTNQYGTAPGMWMEKDETVFVSLPGVPYEMKHLVLEEVLPSVIKRFNRPYIYHKTLLTYGLGESAVAERIADWENSLPKTIKLAYLPSLGKVRLRLSSSGEDEVFLKESIDSRMEVLSEMLSDIAIGFEDETSIVGRIAHILNEKKQTLSLAESCTGGAIAERITAEAGASSFFMGSIVPYKTELKTQILGVPSSLIEEYSVVSIEVAESMAVNSCKLFNTDYAIATTGIAGPTKGDGKDEVGTVCIAIASPRGIVSEKFNFGNDRYRVIEKTINKAFEMILKEISKN
- a CDS encoding serine hydrolase domain-containing protein, with the protein product MKPSILMIILLFAFFSGCSQTDDNTETVSIKPYFPPTNSEVWESVSPESLNWNTAFLPELKAFLDEKNTDAFIILKNGRIVVEYYYNDFTSATPHEWNSAGKTLTAFTTGMALQDGYLSLDDSTTEYLGLGWTVMTSEQEAAITIRHQLTMTSGGDYNVADTSCIKPECLQYLNEPGSFWFYHNAFYTLLQPVMDVAIPEGFDNYFSEKLKNPIGMSGTWLQFNYNRVFFSNARSMARFGILNLNHGNWDGYQLLDENYFQSMTSTSQNLNKAYGYLWWLNGKESYRLPQTTLELQGKLIPNAPDDLFAALGKDDQKLYIVPSQDLIVIRMGGNAGNPLPGPSGFDDELWGKLAALFNY
- the rpmB gene encoding 50S ribosomal protein L28, whose protein sequence is MSRVCELTGKKAMVGNNVSHAMNKTKRKFDVNLLKKRFYIPEEDKWVTLRVSASAIKDINKKGISAVMKEAREKGFLTK
- the ftsY gene encoding signal recognition particle-docking protein FtsY, whose product is MSFFKNIFSKEKKETLDKGLEKTKTTFFDKLSKAVAGKSKVDDDVLDNLEEILVSSDVGVNTTLKIIDRIEARVSKDKFLGTDELNKILREEIAGLLSEIDSGNATEFEIPENKKPYVIMVVGVNGVGKTTTIGKLAYQFKKAGKKVVLGAADTFRAAAIDQLQIWADRTDVILVKQSMGSDPASVAFDTLQSAVNQNADVVIIDTAGRLHNKVNLMNELTKVKRVMQKVIPDAPHDVLLVLDGSTGQNAFEQAKQFTAATEVTSLAVTKLDGTAKGGVVIGISDQFKIPVKYIGVGEGMEDLQVFNKFEFVDSFFK